One Nitrosopumilus piranensis genomic region harbors:
- a CDS encoding 2-hydroxyacid dehydrogenase translates to MRKKVFLTRTLHDFALKELRKKYQIEVHLGKIPVPQKKLRSKIKDIDGLICFPYDKINKETIDLAENLKVISTYSVGFDHIDTKHAKEKKIRVGYTPEVLTDATADLAFALLLDVLRRVSEGDRIIRDGKWKEIYGAYDYVGLDLQGKTLGILGLGRIGGTLAKRAKAFDMKIIYHNRNRISKSKEKSLGAKYVPLEKIISQSDVISIHVPHTKETDKMFGMKIFRKMKKTAFLINTSRGKVINQKELATALKKKIIAGAGLDVFEEEPVGKNNSLVKLENVVLAPHIGSSTEETRAKMAEITVKNLNLGMNEKKPIYSVGY, encoded by the coding sequence ATGAGAAAGAAAGTGTTTCTAACAAGGACACTTCATGACTTTGCTTTAAAGGAGTTGAGGAAAAAATATCAGATTGAAGTTCATCTAGGAAAGATTCCAGTTCCTCAAAAAAAGTTACGATCAAAAATTAAAGACATTGATGGATTGATCTGCTTCCCATATGACAAAATCAACAAAGAGACAATTGATTTGGCAGAAAATCTCAAAGTTATCAGTACCTATAGTGTAGGTTTTGATCACATTGATACAAAGCATGCAAAAGAAAAAAAGATCAGAGTAGGATACACTCCCGAAGTACTAACTGATGCTACAGCAGATTTGGCTTTTGCATTATTACTTGATGTTCTAAGAAGAGTTTCAGAAGGAGATAGAATCATTCGAGACGGAAAGTGGAAAGAGATCTATGGAGCATATGATTATGTAGGACTAGATCTTCAGGGAAAGACTCTAGGAATTTTGGGGCTTGGTAGAATCGGAGGAACACTTGCAAAAAGAGCAAAGGCATTTGATATGAAGATAATCTATCACAACAGAAATCGCATATCAAAGTCTAAAGAAAAGTCACTAGGGGCAAAATACGTGCCGCTAGAGAAGATAATCTCCCAAAGCGATGTGATATCAATCCATGTTCCGCACACAAAGGAAACAGACAAGATGTTTGGTATGAAAATTTTTAGAAAGATGAAAAAAACTGCGTTTTTAATCAACACATCAAGGGGCAAAGTGATTAACCAAAAAGAACTGGCCACAGCACTAAAGAAAAAGATCATTGCAGGGGCGGGACTAGATGTGTTTGAAGAAGAGCCAGTTGGTAAAAACAATTCGCTTGTAAAATTAGAAAACGTGGTCTTGGCACCACACATAGGAAGTTCTACTGAAGAGACTAGAGCCAAAATGGCTGAAATTACTGTAAAAAATCTCAATCTAGGAATGAATGAAAAAAAACCGATCTACTCAGTTGGATACTAG
- a CDS encoding 3-isopropylmalate dehydratase large subunit yields the protein MNIVEKILARASGKSQVAPDDVIFANVDKVMVHDVSGPGVLKVFDKLKKQGIAVDKLWDPTKVWVAEDHFVPSAEKVSAENIVKLTNFTKNYGIEKHFKYGMGQYGICHTLSHEEAMVMPGDVYVGGDSHTNTTGALGAFACGLGHTDVAYVLLNGRIWFKVPETYYFKLNGKLPDHVMAKDLILKIIGEIGTDGGAYRTMQFGGSGIDEMSVESRLTLCNMTTEAGAKNGIVEPDQKVVDYLSSRGATNINLINGDTDAEYAKTFEYEASEMEPIIAKPFSPENICVVGEAPSVELDKSYIGSCTGAKYEDLEAAAKILKGRKVKIRTEILPAAISIYQRAMENGLLKIFLDAGVTVGPPTCGACCGAHMGVLAKDEICISTTNRNFPGRMGHVESQTYLASPLVAAASAVTGKITDPRDLK from the coding sequence ATGAATATAGTTGAAAAGATTCTTGCACGTGCATCAGGAAAATCCCAAGTAGCACCTGATGATGTAATCTTTGCCAATGTAGACAAGGTAATGGTTCATGATGTGTCTGGACCTGGAGTGCTTAAGGTATTTGATAAATTAAAGAAGCAAGGAATTGCAGTTGACAAGTTATGGGATCCAACCAAGGTCTGGGTTGCCGAAGATCACTTTGTTCCTTCTGCAGAAAAAGTATCTGCTGAAAATATTGTAAAACTAACTAATTTCACAAAAAATTATGGAATTGAAAAGCATTTCAAGTATGGAATGGGCCAGTATGGAATTTGCCATACATTATCTCATGAAGAGGCAATGGTAATGCCTGGTGATGTCTATGTCGGTGGTGATTCTCATACCAATACAACTGGAGCACTAGGTGCATTTGCATGTGGATTGGGCCACACTGATGTTGCATATGTTTTATTGAATGGAAGGATATGGTTCAAGGTTCCAGAGACTTACTACTTTAAGCTAAACGGAAAGTTACCAGATCACGTCATGGCAAAAGACCTAATCCTCAAAATTATTGGAGAGATTGGAACTGATGGTGGTGCATACAGAACTATGCAGTTTGGTGGAAGCGGCATTGATGAGATGTCTGTGGAAAGCAGATTGACTTTGTGTAACATGACTACAGAGGCAGGTGCAAAAAACGGAATTGTTGAACCAGATCAAAAAGTAGTTGATTATCTTTCAAGTAGAGGTGCAACAAACATCAATTTGATTAACGGTGATACTGATGCCGAATATGCAAAAACCTTTGAATATGAAGCATCAGAGATGGAACCAATTATTGCAAAACCATTTTCACCTGAAAACATTTGTGTAGTTGGCGAAGCTCCTTCTGTGGAATTAGACAAGTCTTACATTGGCTCTTGTACTGGTGCAAAATACGAGGATTTGGAGGCAGCTGCCAAAATTCTAAAGGGCAGAAAGGTAAAGATTAGAACTGAAATTTTACCTGCAGCAATATCGATTTATCAGCGTGCGATGGAAAACGGTTTGCTTAAAATTTTCTTAGATGCTGGTGTGACAGTTGGTCCACCTACATGTGGTGCATGTTGTGGCGCTCATATGGGCGTCTTGGCAAAAGATGAAATCTGTATCAGTACCACAAACAGAAACTTCCCAGGAAGAATGGGTCATGTAGAGTCACAAACTTATCTTGCATCTCCATTAGTTGCTGCAGCTTCTGCTGTAACTGGAAAAATAACTGATCCGAGGGACTTGAAATGA
- a CDS encoding 2-oxoacid:ferredoxin oxidoreductase subunit beta: MALKMADYKTDVHNDWCPGCGDFGIVNAIQMALAEMGVQRDKTTIFSGIGCSGKTSHYINTYGIHTLHGRVLTFAQGAKIANPEMTVVAVGGDGDGLGIGAGHFVAAGRRNVDMTYIIFDNGVYGLTKGQASPTLKLGEKTKSLPSPNTNYNVNPIGLAVASGFTFVARGYSYDVRHLKDLIVQAVNHKGLSFLDVLQPCPTYNDLNTRDWYAGVDLVDEAQKRHSRIYKLEEHGYEPVVHYNDEAEINEKLSQSLIKSLEWGNKIPIGVFYKNETISPYATRLRDKIPNYMENPPAKQSISKNGFSNTDISQILDSLEV; encoded by the coding sequence ATGGCGCTTAAGATGGCAGACTACAAGACAGATGTCCATAACGACTGGTGTCCTGGTTGTGGTGATTTTGGAATTGTAAATGCTATCCAGATGGCTCTAGCTGAAATGGGTGTTCAAAGAGACAAGACTACAATATTTTCTGGAATTGGATGCTCTGGAAAGACATCTCATTATATCAACACCTACGGAATTCATACTCTGCACGGCAGAGTTTTGACATTTGCACAGGGTGCCAAAATCGCAAATCCCGAAATGACTGTTGTGGCAGTTGGCGGTGACGGTGATGGCCTGGGAATTGGTGCAGGACATTTTGTTGCAGCAGGTAGACGTAATGTGGATATGACATACATTATCTTTGATAATGGCGTTTATGGATTAACAAAGGGACAGGCATCTCCAACACTAAAACTTGGAGAAAAGACAAAATCACTTCCTTCCCCTAACACAAATTATAACGTCAATCCAATTGGACTGGCTGTTGCAAGTGGATTTACATTTGTTGCACGTGGATACTCTTATGATGTAAGACATCTCAAGGACTTGATAGTTCAGGCAGTCAATCACAAAGGTCTTTCATTTTTAGATGTTTTACAACCATGTCCAACTTACAATGATCTTAACACAAGGGATTGGTATGCTGGAGTTGACCTAGTTGATGAAGCTCAAAAAAGACATTCAAGAATTTACAAGCTAGAAGAACACGGATATGAACCTGTAGTCCACTACAATGATGAGGCAGAAATTAATGAAAAGCTTTCACAATCACTAATCAAATCGCTAGAGTGGGGAAACAAGATTCCAATTGGAGTGTTTTACAAAAATGAAACAATCTCTCCATATGCTACAAGACTACGTGATAAAATTCCAAATTATATGGAAAATCCACCTGCAAAACAAAGCATCTCAAAGAATGGATTCTCCAATACTGATATCTCGCAAATCCTAGATTCACTTGAAGTGTAA
- the leuD gene encoding 3-isopropylmalate dehydratase small subunit (catalyzes the isomerization between 2-isopropylmalate and 3-isopropylmalate in leucine biosynthesis), with the protein MKGNIIKYAQDNIDTDVIIPGQYLKVHDYAELATHAMEGLDPDFHSKVKEGDFILSGKNFGCGSSREHAPIALSHSGVKAVLALSFARIFYRNAVDGAFLLPIEIDEDAYNGISEGDEVDIDISTNQITNITKNQTYKMKPFSEIIGKIIAAGGLFNYKPDQD; encoded by the coding sequence ATGAAGGGAAATATCATAAAATACGCACAAGACAACATCGATACTGACGTAATTATTCCTGGCCAGTATCTCAAGGTTCATGATTATGCAGAACTTGCAACACATGCAATGGAGGGACTTGATCCTGACTTTCATTCAAAAGTAAAGGAGGGTGATTTTATTTTGTCAGGAAAAAATTTTGGATGCGGTTCATCTCGTGAACATGCACCAATTGCATTATCTCATTCCGGAGTAAAAGCAGTACTTGCATTATCTTTTGCAAGAATATTTTACAGAAATGCAGTAGATGGTGCATTTTTGCTACCTATTGAAATTGATGAAGATGCATACAATGGAATCTCTGAAGGCGATGAGGTTGATATTGACATTTCTACTAATCAAATCACAAACATTACAAAAAACCAGACATACAAGATGAAACCATTTTCAGAAATTATTGGAAAGATAATTGCAGCAGGCGGTCTTTTCAACTACAAACCAGATCAGGATTAA
- a CDS encoding coenzyme F420-0:L-glutamate ligase, whose product MQLTVLPLLADRMSEKFDVFEVFLKTLEKNDIKLQDGDVLVISTKYISNSQGRIVDLDKIKISEKGYGISKKYQLRPEIAEVVIRESDKIFGGIGGFVITSSDNIMAPNAGIDKSNAKKGKVILYPENPYLVAEQLRRKIFLKMAIHIGVILVDSRLMPARIGTSGVAIACAGIEPVLDMRSKKDLDGNPLKVTFQAVVDNLATIANHKMGEGAESKPFAIIRNSGATLTDRKIDSSEMAIDPDQCVYVRGLSNPPKNQ is encoded by the coding sequence GTGCAATTAACAGTTTTACCACTTTTGGCAGATAGAATGAGTGAGAAATTTGATGTTTTTGAAGTTTTTTTGAAGACACTGGAAAAAAACGACATTAAACTGCAAGACGGCGATGTTTTAGTAATTTCAACAAAATACATCTCAAACTCACAAGGAAGAATTGTGGATCTTGATAAAATTAAAATTTCAGAAAAAGGATACGGCATCTCAAAAAAATATCAACTAAGACCAGAGATTGCAGAAGTAGTAATTAGAGAGTCAGATAAAATTTTTGGCGGCATTGGGGGATTTGTCATTACATCATCAGATAATATCATGGCACCAAATGCAGGAATTGACAAGTCTAATGCAAAAAAAGGCAAAGTCATTCTTTATCCAGAGAACCCATACTTGGTAGCAGAGCAACTTCGAAGAAAGATTTTCCTAAAGATGGCAATCCACATTGGGGTGATTCTAGTTGATAGTAGGTTGATGCCCGCAAGAATTGGGACATCAGGTGTTGCAATTGCATGTGCAGGAATTGAGCCAGTATTAGATATGAGATCCAAAAAAGATCTTGACGGCAATCCTCTCAAGGTTACATTTCAGGCAGTAGTAGATAATTTGGCAACAATTGCAAATCACAAGATGGGCGAGGGTGCCGAATCAAAGCCATTTGCAATCATTAGAAATTCTGGTGCAACTCTAACTGATAGGAAAATTGATTCCTCAGAGATGGCAATAGATCCTGATCAGTGTGTTTACGTCAGGGGTCTTTCAAATCCTCCAAAAAACCAGTAA
- a CDS encoding 2-oxoacid:ferredoxin oxidoreductase subunit alpha has translation MSSVDFTWLIGGPQGSGVESGANIFSRVCAEMGYQVFGKREFYSNIKGEHSYFAVRISDEKIHSNINDVTLMASFDAETIFRHYDEVVSGGGIIYDADLDDVTTDKVHTLDAPFKERLHKKLESKNKPFSIAGVLEIAKENGVLLYPVSFKSILETLAEETENPRLKGLIRMFNVIGVSLSLGLVNMPPDSLQKTVGLVFSKKEEIAKINQQAANYSYNYATAKFENFNHTLTGIQKEPGTLLVQGFQGTALGKMACGCRMQPYYPITPASDESVFLESNEILEIIDARPGSTAVIQTEDEICAMGMTIGSALTGTRSATCTSGPGFALMAEMLGWAGINEVPVVITNYQRSGPSTGLPTRHGQDDLLFSVYAGHGDFPKIVYASGDVEESFYDTGNVFNYADVFQVPVIHLMDKFIASSVVTCKRFDTSKISINRGKLLDKVESGYQRFAFTDDGVSPRSRLGMDNGIFWDTGDESDETGHITEDPVLRAKMMDKRMSRLDLILKEIPDTEKVVSFGVEDYTIISWGSAKGPILDAIKMLKKEGISIGFIQLKLLHPFPSEYVSSLLKDAKTIIDVEANHSAQLSKLFKQNVERDVDYFILKYTGRAMTSTEVYDSLKRIVENKADKREVLMHGA, from the coding sequence GTGAGTTCTGTTGATTTTACTTGGCTAATTGGCGGTCCTCAAGGCAGCGGTGTAGAGTCTGGTGCAAACATATTCTCAAGAGTATGCGCTGAGATGGGCTACCAAGTATTTGGAAAAAGAGAATTTTACTCTAACATCAAAGGTGAACACAGCTACTTTGCAGTAAGAATATCTGATGAAAAAATTCACTCAAACATCAATGATGTAACATTAATGGCATCCTTTGATGCTGAAACAATTTTCCGTCATTATGATGAAGTGGTTTCAGGTGGTGGGATAATTTATGATGCAGACCTTGATGATGTTACTACTGATAAGGTCCATACACTTGATGCGCCATTCAAGGAAAGACTACACAAAAAATTAGAATCAAAGAACAAACCATTCTCAATTGCAGGTGTTTTGGAGATTGCAAAAGAAAATGGAGTATTGCTGTATCCAGTTTCCTTCAAATCTATTCTTGAAACCCTAGCTGAAGAGACTGAAAATCCCCGTCTCAAAGGATTGATTAGAATGTTCAACGTTATTGGAGTCTCTTTGTCACTGGGGCTAGTAAATATGCCTCCTGACTCGCTACAAAAAACAGTTGGACTGGTATTTTCAAAGAAAGAAGAGATTGCAAAAATAAATCAGCAAGCTGCAAACTATTCTTACAATTATGCCACTGCAAAGTTTGAGAATTTCAATCATACCTTAACTGGAATTCAAAAAGAACCTGGAACACTTTTGGTTCAAGGATTCCAAGGAACTGCATTAGGAAAGATGGCATGTGGTTGTAGAATGCAACCTTACTATCCAATTACTCCAGCTTCAGACGAATCTGTATTCTTAGAATCAAATGAAATTTTAGAAATCATTGATGCACGTCCTGGCTCTACTGCAGTAATTCAGACTGAAGATGAGATTTGTGCAATGGGAATGACTATTGGAAGTGCCCTGACTGGAACGCGTTCTGCAACATGTACTTCTGGCCCTGGATTTGCACTTATGGCAGAAATGCTAGGCTGGGCGGGGATAAATGAGGTGCCTGTTGTAATTACAAACTACCAGCGAAGTGGCCCATCTACTGGACTACCAACCCGACATGGACAAGATGACTTGCTTTTCTCAGTTTATGCAGGACATGGAGACTTTCCAAAAATTGTTTATGCATCAGGCGATGTAGAGGAGAGCTTCTATGATACTGGAAATGTCTTCAATTACGCTGATGTCTTTCAGGTTCCAGTCATTCACCTAATGGATAAATTCATTGCAAGTTCAGTTGTTACTTGCAAAAGATTTGATACATCTAAAATTTCAATTAACCGAGGAAAACTCTTAGACAAAGTAGAATCTGGATACCAGAGATTTGCATTTACTGATGATGGTGTATCTCCACGTTCTAGATTAGGAATGGATAACGGAATATTTTGGGATACTGGAGATGAGTCTGATGAGACAGGACACATTACAGAGGATCCAGTACTGCGTGCAAAGATGATGGATAAGAGAATGTCACGTCTTGACTTGATACTCAAAGAAATTCCTGATACAGAAAAGGTAGTCTCCTTTGGTGTTGAGGATTACACAATAATTTCATGGGGTTCTGCAAAGGGTCCAATTCTTGATGCAATAAAGATGCTCAAAAAAGAAGGAATCTCTATTGGATTTATACAACTAAAACTCTTGCATCCATTTCCAAGTGAGTATGTCTCATCTCTGCTAAAAGACGCAAAGACAATCATTGATGTTGAGGCAAATCACTCTGCACAACTATCAAAATTGTTCAAACAAAATGTAGAACGAGACGTTGATTATTTTATCTTAAAATACACTGGCAGAGCAATGACTAGTACTGAAGTTTATGATTCACTTAAGAGAATTGTTGAAAACAAGGCAGACAAAAGGGAGGTTCTAATGCATGGCGCTTAA